In Chitinophaga varians, the following are encoded in one genomic region:
- a CDS encoding NADPH-dependent F420 reductase, which yields MRIGILGSGPVGLTLGKGLIQTGHHITIGTRNPAREGLQQWAKQQGQQAAIGTFRQASEFGELIIICTSWIGTKKAIEAAGIWNFKGKTVVDVTNPVDDKGPDEKGRLNLLIGHTNSAGEQIQAWLPPDAKVVKALSCIGYKHMLAPNFEEGSPTMFIAGNNPEAKQTVVDLLNEFGWNDVADVGSIEMSRSIEPLAVLWTAYGYLNNSSGHAFKLLKK from the coding sequence ATGAGAATCGGTATCCTCGGTAGTGGTCCTGTTGGACTGACGCTAGGCAAAGGCCTTATTCAAACCGGCCATCATATTACGATTGGCACCCGTAACCCCGCCAGGGAAGGGTTGCAGCAATGGGCCAAACAACAGGGGCAGCAAGCTGCCATTGGTACTTTCCGCCAGGCATCCGAATTCGGGGAGCTGATCATTATCTGCACCAGTTGGATAGGCACCAAAAAAGCCATCGAAGCCGCCGGCATCTGGAACTTCAAAGGAAAGACAGTGGTGGATGTGACCAACCCAGTAGATGACAAAGGCCCGGATGAGAAAGGTCGCCTTAACCTGCTCATAGGACATACCAATTCCGCCGGCGAACAGATCCAGGCCTGGCTGCCGCCGGACGCTAAAGTGGTCAAGGCCCTCAGTTGCATCGGATACAAACACATGCTCGCCCCCAACTTCGAGGAAGGTTCTCCTACTATGTTTATCGCCGGCAATAACCCCGAAGCCAAACAAACAGTGGTAGATCTCCTGAATGAATTCGGTTGGAATGATGTGGCTGACGTAGGCAGCATAGAGATGAGCCGCAGCATAGAACCACTGGCTGTTTTATGGACGGCCTATGGTTATTTAAACAACAGCAGCGGACATGCGTTTAAATTGCTGAAGAAATAG
- the purB gene encoding adenylosuccinate lyase, with amino-acid sequence MQLQPLTAISPLDGRYRKQLDELAGYFSEFALIRYRVMVEVEYFIALADQKLFTLPKAKVPALRKIYQEFTIENAQLIKDTEKITNHDVKAVEYFLKNELKNLGLEDKLEWVHFGLTSQDVNNTATPLLWKDAVEHVYMPTLANLVLALKKLGESWMKVPMLARTHGQPASPTILGKEILVFVERLEGQIKLLGEIPFAAKFGGATGNFNAHNVAFPKINWEKFGEKFVNNTLGLQRMKYTTQIEHYDNIAAQFDALKRVNNILIDFCRDVWTYISMDYFKQKIKKNEVGSSAMPHKVNPIDFENAEGNLGIANAVFEHLSAKLPISRLQRDLTDSTVLRNVGVPFGHTLLATKSIQKGLDKLILNEAKLKEDLENNWAVVAEAIQTVLRRENYPQPYEALKELTRGGEHITQKSMHKFIDGLKISAALKKELKAITPHNYTGLW; translated from the coding sequence ATGCAACTACAACCATTAACTGCCATTTCCCCGCTGGATGGGCGCTATCGCAAGCAACTGGACGAACTTGCGGGCTATTTTTCCGAATTTGCGTTGATCCGTTACCGTGTGATGGTAGAGGTGGAATATTTTATTGCGCTGGCCGATCAGAAGCTGTTTACCTTACCCAAGGCCAAAGTTCCTGCCCTGCGCAAAATCTACCAGGAGTTTACGATTGAGAACGCGCAGCTGATCAAAGACACCGAAAAAATCACCAACCACGACGTGAAGGCAGTGGAGTACTTCCTGAAAAATGAGCTGAAGAACCTCGGCCTGGAAGACAAGCTGGAATGGGTACATTTTGGCCTCACCTCCCAGGACGTGAACAATACGGCTACCCCCCTGTTATGGAAAGACGCCGTAGAACACGTGTACATGCCTACCCTGGCCAACCTGGTCCTGGCCCTTAAAAAGCTGGGTGAATCCTGGATGAAAGTGCCTATGCTGGCGCGTACCCACGGTCAACCGGCATCTCCTACCATCCTGGGCAAGGAAATACTGGTGTTTGTAGAACGCCTCGAAGGACAGATTAAACTGCTGGGTGAAATTCCTTTCGCTGCCAAGTTTGGCGGTGCTACCGGTAACTTCAACGCCCATAATGTGGCTTTCCCTAAAATCAACTGGGAGAAGTTCGGTGAGAAGTTCGTGAACAACACCCTCGGCCTGCAAAGGATGAAGTACACCACCCAGATTGAACATTACGATAACATCGCCGCCCAGTTTGATGCCCTCAAACGGGTGAACAATATCCTGATCGACTTCTGCCGCGACGTGTGGACTTACATCTCCATGGATTATTTTAAACAGAAGATCAAAAAGAATGAAGTTGGTTCTTCCGCGATGCCGCATAAAGTAAACCCGATCGACTTTGAAAATGCAGAAGGCAACCTTGGTATCGCTAATGCCGTGTTTGAACACCTGAGCGCCAAACTGCCGATTTCCCGTCTGCAGCGCGATCTGACCGATTCTACTGTGCTCCGCAATGTGGGCGTGCCTTTCGGTCATACACTGCTCGCCACCAAGTCTATTCAGAAAGGCCTGGATAAACTGATCCTCAACGAGGCAAAACTGAAGGAAGACCTGGAAAACAACTGGGCAGTAGTAGCGGAAGCTATACAGACCGTGTTACGCCGTGAGAACTACCCGCAACCGTACGAAGCGCTGAAAGAGCTGACCCGTGGCGGAGAGCACATCACCCAGAAGAGCATGCATAAATTCATTGATGGCCTGAAAATCAGCGCTGCGCTGAAGAAGGAACTGAAAGCCATTACGCCGCATAACTATACCGGCCTGTGGTAA
- a CDS encoding menaquinone biosynthetic enzyme MqnA/MqnD family protein: MERKVKVAAVSYLNTKPLLYGFRNHPVMEQMELSVDYPAKIAQQLIDGEVDVALVPVAIIPKLKEHHIIADYGIGAEGPVASVCLYSDVPLNEIKRIYLDYQSRTSVALLKILVKEYWKLNVELVPTTGDYEDKIKGTDAGLVIGDRALAQRKVSPFIFDLAEHWMRFTSLPFLFAAWISNKQLPETFIQQFNDATSTGIKNIPAVVAENPYDLYDLTTYYVHNLSYPITPAKRQGMQKFLTYIRDLGI, from the coding sequence TTGGAACGGAAAGTAAAAGTTGCGGCTGTAAGTTATTTGAATACGAAGCCTTTGTTATACGGATTCAGGAATCATCCGGTAATGGAACAGATGGAATTGTCAGTGGATTATCCTGCTAAAATCGCCCAGCAGCTGATAGACGGAGAGGTAGATGTGGCCCTGGTGCCGGTGGCTATTATCCCAAAACTGAAAGAACATCATATTATAGCAGACTATGGTATTGGCGCGGAAGGCCCGGTGGCATCCGTATGCCTGTACAGCGATGTGCCCCTGAACGAAATCAAACGGATTTACCTGGACTACCAGAGCCGTACTTCCGTTGCCCTGCTGAAAATACTGGTCAAAGAATACTGGAAACTGAATGTGGAGCTGGTACCTACCACCGGCGACTATGAAGATAAAATCAAAGGCACTGACGCTGGTCTTGTTATCGGTGACCGTGCCCTGGCACAACGGAAAGTGTCTCCCTTCATCTTCGATCTTGCGGAACACTGGATGCGCTTTACCAGCTTGCCTTTCCTCTTCGCGGCCTGGATCAGCAACAAACAACTGCCGGAGACATTTATCCAGCAGTTCAATGATGCGACCAGCACCGGCATTAAAAACATACCCGCCGTGGTAGCGGAAAACCCGTACGATCTGTACGACCTCACCACCTACTACGTACACAACCTCAGTTATCCCATCACACCGGCCAAGCGCCAGGGCATGCAGAAGTTCCTGACCTACATCAGGGATCTGGGCATTTAG